One window from the genome of Paramormyrops kingsleyae isolate MSU_618 chromosome 3, PKINGS_0.4, whole genome shotgun sequence encodes:
- the rpap3 gene encoding RNA polymerase II-associated protein 3, protein MSGGNKAIELQLQMRQNAEELHDFIRDLDSWENDIKKKDEELRSESSDHIQKQNLPPVRNKDYKKQKTNNNVASTITKNDQKKETRIKSYDYQSWEKFDADKELEMLDKDVSPVESESDSEETGIHIDREQALAEKEKGNQMFKEGKFDDAIDCYTRGMSADPYSPVLPTNRATCFLKLKKYAVAESDCNLAIALDRNYAKAYTRRGAARFALKKLESALEDYEMVLKLDPENHEAQNEVKKIITAMPSQADGSQASETTQEEVTESESQRRHAEEAQRRQEAVVQKDRGNAYFKEGKYEAAVQCYTQGMEADGSNALLPANRAMAYLRLDRYQEAEHDCSQAIALDSSYSKAFARRGTARAAMRKLREAKEDFEQVLKLEPGNKQAVNEITKITAEMAASGVEVDPTNQRRIVQPVSKPPHLRSTKPLKRMDIEEVGDPVPIIPVTVATCTAASGAARPVTDTGASEEGHLSAGSSPCAKIQKIEEISHSSTQASEKGLHEHRVSAQAPSKPTGKEPGDQQDLPPPEGVALPTLPTNSFQLEADLRKLRNYPELTYKYLKQIEPTSYLKIFQNSLEPEIFNQLLKILQAFYLPYEEPSLIFDILKNLSDVRRFDMAIMFMSSAERKVLEELFDRLHKAGLQDASVCTLKKKYGL, encoded by the exons ATGTCCGGTGGAAATAAAGCCATAGAGCTGCAGCTGCAGATGCGTCAGAATGCGGAGGAGCTGCATGACTTTATCAGAGATCTTGACAGCTGGGAAAACGATATCAAAAAGAAAGACGAAGAGCTGAGAAGTGAGAGTTCTGACCACATTCAGAAG CAAAATCTACCACCTGTTAGAAACAAGGACTATAAAAAGCAGAAGACAAACAACAACGTGGCTTCCACCATTACAAAGAAcgatcaaaagaaagaaacgaGAATAAAATCCTACGACTACCAATCATGGGAAAAATTTGACGCG GATAAAGAATTAGAAATGCTGGACAAAGATGTCAGCCCTGTCGAGTCTGAGTCAGATTCAGAAGAAACCGGGATCCACATTGACAGAGAACAGGCTCTTGCTGAAAAGGAGAAA ggcaACCAGATGTTTAAAGAAGGGAAATTCGATGATGCCATTGATTGTTACACCAGAGGCATGAGTGCTGATCCTTACAGTCCGGTTTTGCCTACAAACAGAGCAACTTGTTTTCTGAAACTCAAAAA GTATGCCGTCGCAGAGTCCGACTGTAACCTGGCCATCGCTCTGGACAGAAACTACGCTAAAGCTTATACCAGACGGGGAGCCGCTCGCTTTGCTCTTAAAAAACTCGAGTCTGCCCTAGAAG ATTATGAAATGGTTCTTAAACTGGACCCTGAAAATCACGAAGCACAAAATGAAGTGAAGAAGATAATAACG GCTATGCCCTCACAGGCAGACGGGAGCCAGGCAAGCGAAACGACCCAGGAGGAGGTGACAGAGTCAGAGAGTCAGCGGAGGCACGCCGAGGAAGCGCAAAGACGGCAGGAGGCTGTCGTGCAGAAAGACCGG GGAAATGCTTACTTTAAAGAAGGGAAATACGAGGCCGCCGTGCAGTGCTACACCCAGGGGATGGAGGCCGACGGCAGCAACGCGCTCTTACCGGCCAACAGGGCCATGGCTTATCTGAGGCTCGACAG GTACCAAGAGGCGGAGCATGACTGCAGCCAGGCCATAGCCCTGGACAGCTCCTACTCCAAGGCCTTTGCCAGAAGGGGAACCGCCCGGGCAGCCATGAGGAAGCTGAGGGAGGCAAAGGAAG ATTTCGAACAGGTGTTGAAGTTGGAGCCGGGAAACAAGCAAGCAGTGAATGAGATCACGAAAATCACAGCT GAAATGGCTGCCAGTGGTGTGGAAGTGGATCCGACAAATCAGAGGAGAATCGTACAGCCAGTCAGTAAACCCCCCCACCTCCGGTCGACG AAACCTCTTAAAAGGATGGACATTGAAGAAGTTGGAGATCCAGTCCCCATCATTCCTGTAACCGTAGCGACATGTACAGCAGCCAGCGGGGCAGCTCGGCCTGTCACCGACACGGGGGCCAGTGAGGAGGGGCATCTGTCGGCAGGCAGCTCTCCCTGCGCTAAGATCCAGAAGATAGAGGAGATCTCGCACTCTTCCACACAGGCCTCAGAAAA AGGCCTTCATGAGCACAGGGTGAGTGCTCAGGCACCATCAAAGCCCACAGGGAAGGAACCAGGCGACCAGCAGGATCTGCCGCCTCCAGAGGGCGTGGCTCTTCCAACGCTTCCGACGAACAGCTTCCAGCTGGAAGCTGACCTGAGGAAGTTGAGAAATTACCCTGAGCTCACCTACAAGTATTTAAAG CAAATCGAACCAACCTCGTACTTAAAGATTTTCCAGAATTCGCTGGAACCAGAGATCTTCAACCAGCTCCTGAAAATACTGCAGGCTTTCTACCTACC GTATGAAGAACCATCTCTGATATTTGACATCCTGAAGAACCTCTCAGATGTAAGAAGGTTTGACATggcaataatgttcatgtcctCTGCTGAAAGGAAAG TTTTAGAAGAACTCTTTGACCGTCTTCATAAAGCTGGATTACAGGACGCTTCTGTTTGTACCTTGAAGAAGAAATATGGACTCTGA
- the atp23 gene encoding mitochondrial inner membrane protease ATP23 homolog isoform X1, with product MDQARESEQKDEDYGYGLFPKRKEGKYKKGSLGESLFTFHNKCQVMLHFALETSPYAKFLLGVMKQSGCAAYKDRHFACEDCDGIVSGGFDAATSQIVLCQNNVHRQSHMNRVVTHELIHAFDHCRAHVDWFNDLRHLACSEIRAANLSGDCSFGNELSRLNFGVKGHHQDCVRDRALRSILAVRKVSPEEGKKVVDEVFDSCFNDHAPFGRIPHNKDYVKFSSHDFQNRDRYYSNL from the exons ATGGACCAAGCCAGAGAATCGGAACAGAAAGACGAGGACTATGGTTATGGCTTGTTCCCGAAGAGAAAAGAAGGGAAATATAAGAAAGGGTCACTTGGAGAAAGCCTGTTCACTTTCCACAACAAATGTCAAGTAATGCTGCATTTTGCGTTGGAGACGA GTCCGTATGCAAAATTCCTACTCGGTGTCATGAAACAATCTGGATG tgCTGCATATAAAGACCGTCATTTTGCCTGTGAAGACTGTGACGGGATTGTCAGTGGTGGTTTCGACGCGGCTACTTCTCAA ATTGTTTTGTGTCAGAATAATGTTCACCGGCAGTCCCACATGAACAGAGTGGTCACCCATGAACTTATTCATGCTTTTGACCACTGTAGAGCCCATGTTGATTGGTTCAATGATTTAAGACATTTGGCCTGCTCAGAG ATTCGGGCGGCCAACCTCAGTGGAGACTGCTCTTTTGGCAATGAGCTTTCAAGGCTTAATTTCGGGGTCAAAGGACATCATCAG GACTGCGTGCGGGACCGTGCACTGCGCTCTATCCTGGCCGTGCGGAAGGTGAGTCCCGAAGAAGGAAAGAAGGTGGTGGATGAGGTCTTCGACAGCTGCTTCAACGACCACGCGCCCTTCGGTCGGATCCCACACAACAAAGACTATGTCAAATTCTCTTCCCATGATTTTCAGAATAGAGATCGATACTATTCTAACCTATAA
- the atp23 gene encoding mitochondrial inner membrane protease ATP23 homolog isoform X2 encodes MKQSGCAAYKDRHFACEDCDGIVSGGFDAATSQIVLCQNNVHRQSHMNRVVTHELIHAFDHCRAHVDWFNDLRHLACSEIRAANLSGDCSFGNELSRLNFGVKGHHQDCVRDRALRSILAVRKVSPEEGKKVVDEVFDSCFNDHAPFGRIPHNKDYVKFSSHDFQNRDRYYSNL; translated from the exons ATGAAACAATCTGGATG tgCTGCATATAAAGACCGTCATTTTGCCTGTGAAGACTGTGACGGGATTGTCAGTGGTGGTTTCGACGCGGCTACTTCTCAA ATTGTTTTGTGTCAGAATAATGTTCACCGGCAGTCCCACATGAACAGAGTGGTCACCCATGAACTTATTCATGCTTTTGACCACTGTAGAGCCCATGTTGATTGGTTCAATGATTTAAGACATTTGGCCTGCTCAGAG ATTCGGGCGGCCAACCTCAGTGGAGACTGCTCTTTTGGCAATGAGCTTTCAAGGCTTAATTTCGGGGTCAAAGGACATCATCAG GACTGCGTGCGGGACCGTGCACTGCGCTCTATCCTGGCCGTGCGGAAGGTGAGTCCCGAAGAAGGAAAGAAGGTGGTGGATGAGGTCTTCGACAGCTGCTTCAACGACCACGCGCCCTTCGGTCGGATCCCACACAACAAAGACTATGTCAAATTCTCTTCCCATGATTTTCAGAATAGAGATCGATACTATTCTAACCTATAA